The following proteins are encoded in a genomic region of Candidatus Paceibacter sp.:
- a CDS encoding radical SAM protein, producing the protein MSVKKIIKKLPFLSSFSKIVYDYRRERALDKRIRNFLAGGRLPFSDKAPEKYSVGYEPTIRCNLKCKMCYQGQTRALRRNELAANESVEVFNKLKRRVKEVKMVGGEPFARSDIFDLISFWDKEGERIILQTNLTLLGEKGVEKLKDYKHVSDILTSLDGPPEVHDAVRGVPGSFAKLKESILSLKKHRPDIPITIFATMLLNDDFAPLFRLVDTVKDLGVGTINVLFEQVYNAGEIKAAREIFKKEFGWEDGSYRLNTQMRDPSFEPSLDASAIRKNLDKLRRYGFAKKCFVNFVPFDYYKNVDIYLGKKKARVFCLKLMAPELRINQTGDVIWCDVIEKSFGNLMDKTPDEIWMSEEYQKFRKRLFEKGGFPICYRCCKAQYVKQK; encoded by the coding sequence ATGTCCGTCAAAAAAATTATCAAAAAACTGCCTTTCCTAAGCTCTTTTTCCAAGATTGTTTACGATTATCGCAGGGAGCGAGCCTTGGACAAAAGAATCAGAAATTTTCTGGCCGGCGGCAGGCTGCCGTTTTCCGACAAAGCGCCCGAGAAGTATTCCGTGGGCTACGAGCCGACAATCCGCTGTAATCTCAAATGCAAGATGTGCTACCAGGGACAGACGCGCGCGCTAAGGAGAAACGAACTCGCGGCAAACGAATCCGTGGAAGTTTTCAACAAGCTCAAAAGGCGGGTAAAAGAAGTGAAGATGGTGGGAGGAGAACCGTTCGCACGGAGCGATATTTTTGACCTCATTTCTTTTTGGGATAAGGAAGGCGAAAGAATAATTTTACAGACAAACCTGACCCTTCTGGGGGAGAAAGGAGTTGAGAAACTAAAAGATTACAAGCACGTCAGCGACATTCTCACTTCGCTGGACGGTCCGCCGGAAGTGCACGACGCCGTAAGGGGAGTCCCCGGTTCCTTTGCTAAACTTAAAGAATCAATTTTGAGCCTAAAGAAGCACCGCCCGGACATACCGATAACGATTTTTGCCACTATGCTGTTAAACGACGACTTCGCCCCGCTTTTCAGGCTTGTTGACACCGTCAAGGATTTGGGCGTCGGCACCATCAACGTGCTTTTTGAACAGGTTTACAACGCCGGAGAAATAAAAGCGGCCAGAGAAATTTTCAAAAAAGAATTCGGCTGGGAAGACGGTTCTTACCGGCTTAATACCCAGATGCGGGATCCGTCTTTTGAGCCGTCTTTGGACGCAAGCGCCATCCGCAAAAATCTTGACAAGCTAAGGCGGTACGGGTTCGCCAAAAAGTGTTTCGTTAATTTCGTGCCGTTTGATTATTATAAAAACGTGGATATTTATCTGGGTAAAAAGAAAGCGAGAGTATTTTGTCTCAAATTGATGGCGCCGGAGTTGAGAATTAACCAGACCGGCGACGTCATTTGGTGCGACGTGATAGAAAAATCTTTCGGCAACCTGATGGATAAAACTCCAGACGAAATTTGGATGTCTGAAGAATACCAAAAATTCAGGAAACGTCTTTTTGAAAAGGGTGGTTTCCCCATCTGCTACCGGTGCTGCAAGGCGCAGTATGTAAAACAGAAATAA
- a CDS encoding radical SAM protein codes for MKTVDIRYKLAYYRNYLNSVLRDARSFLRKKPKAEDYKNIFIRKMFFDVTSTCNAKCVFCAYRKIENQPYYRHGVMSFDVFKKAIDQFTDMGGNDIGLTPVVGDPLLDPNLMDKIEYATGTGKIKKIYFYSNGILLYKNDIYKKLIDSGINNIEISTQGCDRKHFEKVYGVPLYDQFMSGLNSLLEYNRSKGEPVSISINFRPAQKPSEVLSSLDFTNKIKPFLSKKVGYTFMIDYDNWGDSVGKGDLIGVMKFKRKPLVKKVPCSRIFDAIVLFDGSVRLCAARINKNQFDDMVIGNINEDSLKNIFFSDKATDIRRKFTEGRHSSACAGCSLYVPAARSRLRDARLA; via the coding sequence ATGAAAACAGTCGATATAAGGTATAAGCTGGCCTATTATCGCAACTATCTCAACTCTGTCTTAAGAGACGCGCGGTCTTTTTTAAGAAAAAAACCGAAAGCGGAAGACTATAAAAATATTTTCATAAGAAAAATGTTTTTTGACGTGACGAGCACCTGCAACGCCAAGTGCGTTTTTTGCGCTTACCGGAAGATAGAAAATCAGCCTTATTACAGGCACGGGGTGATGAGTTTTGACGTTTTCAAAAAGGCCATTGACCAATTTACCGATATGGGAGGGAACGATATCGGACTAACCCCGGTCGTGGGCGACCCTCTTCTTGACCCGAACCTGATGGATAAAATAGAATACGCCACCGGAACGGGCAAGATAAAAAAGATTTATTTTTACTCAAACGGAATCCTGCTTTACAAGAACGATATTTATAAAAAACTGATAGATTCCGGAATAAACAACATAGAAATAAGCACCCAAGGCTGCGACAGGAAACATTTTGAAAAAGTTTACGGCGTTCCGCTTTACGACCAATTCATGTCAGGGTTAAATTCCCTGCTTGAGTATAATAGGAGCAAAGGGGAACCGGTTTCAATATCAATAAACTTCAGGCCGGCCCAGAAGCCGAGCGAGGTGTTGAGTTCTTTGGATTTTACCAATAAGATAAAACCGTTTCTCTCCAAGAAAGTGGGCTACACCTTTATGATTGACTACGACAACTGGGGGGATAGCGTGGGGAAAGGCGATTTAATCGGAGTTATGAAGTTTAAAAGAAAACCCCTGGTTAAAAAGGTGCCTTGTTCAAGAATTTTTGACGCGATAGTTCTGTTTGACGGAAGCGTCAGGCTGTGCGCCGCCAGGATAAACAAAAATCAATTTGACGACATGGTAATCGGAAATATAAACGAAGACAGCCTCAAAAACATCTTCTTCTCGGATAAGGCCACCGATATAAGAAGAAAGTTTACCGAAGGCAGGCATTCCAGCGCCTGTGCCGGATGTAGTCTTTACGTTCCGGCCGCCAGGAGCCGGTTAAGAGACGCGCGTTTAGCGTAA